One Prunus dulcis chromosome 8, ALMONDv2, whole genome shotgun sequence DNA window includes the following coding sequences:
- the LOC117637279 gene encoding ribosomal RNA small subunit methyltransferase-like, which yields MAGGKTKKEKARPAGHTPYQGGISFHKSKGQHILKNPLLVDSIVQKSGIKSTDVILEIGPGTGNLTKKLLEVGKRVIAVEIDARMVLELQRRFQGTPLSSRLQVIQGDVLKTELPYFDICVANIPYQISSPLTFKLLKHQPAFRCAIIMFQREFAMRLVAQPGDKLYCRLTVNTQLLSRVSHLLKVGRNNFRPPPKVDSSVVRIEPRKPPFEVNQKEWDGFLRICFNRKNKTLGSIFRQKSVINLLEKNYKTLQALNLAPPQQGALEDTNDVMDFSDEDIEMNDDGVDDGMEVEDGNAEGEVSEFKKKVLSVLMKAGFEGERSSKLKLQQFLDLLSEFNKDGIHFS from the exons ATGGCAGGAggcaaaacaaagaaagagaaggcGAGGCCAGCAGGGCACACGCCCTACCAAGGAGGCATATCGTTCCACAAGTCCAAAGGACAGCACATCCTCAAGAATCCGTTACTGGTGGATTCCATAGTCCAGAAGTCAGGGATCAAATCCACCGATGTCATCCTAGAGATTGGTCCTGGTACTGGTAATCTCACCAAGAAGCTTCTAGAAGTTGGTAAGAGGGTCATCGCCGTCGAGATTGACGCTCGCATGGTCCTCGAGCTGCAGAGACGATTTCAGGGCACTCCTCTCTCGAGCCGCTTGCAG GTTATTCAAGGAGATGTGCTAAAGACTGAACTTCCCTATTTTGATATATGCGTGGCAAATATCCCTTATCAAATCTCATCTCCCCTCACATTCAAGTTATTGAAGCACCAACCTGCTTTCAGATGTGCCATTATAATGTTCCAAAGGGAATTTGCAATGAGACTGGTTGCGCAGCCTGGTGACAAGCTCTACTGCCGTCTTACAGTCAACACGCAACTCTTGTCTCGGGTCTCCCATCTACTCAAAGTTGGAAGGAACAACTTTCGCCCTCCGCCTAAGGTAGATTCCTCTGTCGTTCGAATTGAACCCAGGAAACCACCTTTTGAAGTGAACCAAAAGGAGTGGGATGGCTTTTTGCGGATCTGTTTCAATAGGAAGAACAAAACGCTTGGCTCAATTTTTAGGCAGAAAAGTGTCATCAATTTGCTAGAGAAGAATTACAAGACCTTGCAGGCGCTTAATCTTGCACCACCCCAACAAGGTGCCTTGGAGGATACTAATGATGTGATGGATTTTTCAGATGAGGACATAGAGATGAATGATGATGGAGTGGATGATGGAATGGAGGTGGAGGATGGTAATGCAGAAGGGGAGGTATCTGAAttcaaaaaaaaggttttgagTGTGTTGATGAAGGCAGGTTTTGAAGGGGAGAGGTCCTCGAAGCTCAAATTACAGCAATTCTTGGACCTACTTTCTGAGTTCAACAAGGATGGTATACACTTCTCCTAA
- the LOC117637281 gene encoding uncharacterized protein LOC117637281 → MEAQIQESVPCRPQVKVKFQLGSETYSVNRNTGILSEQVVSVKEESMNILKDFITRHNVPNDVTDELVENSSEDDGEIPEKPPVKLKKTKFT, encoded by the coding sequence ATGGAGGCTCAAATTCAAGAATCAGTTCCTTGTAGGCCTCAGGTCAAGGTGAAATTCCAGCTTGGTTCAGAAACATATTCTGTCAATCGAAACACGGGCATTCTTTCCGAGCAAGTGGTTTCTGTTAAAGAAGAAAGCATGAACATATTGAAGGACTTCATCACCAGACATAATGTTCCTAATGACGTCACCGATGAACTTGTTGAAAACTCCTCGGAAGATGATGGTGAAATCCCTGAGAAGCCTCCTGTCAAGTTGAAGAAGACTAAATTTACTTGA